One Coffea arabica cultivar ET-39 chromosome 5e, Coffea Arabica ET-39 HiFi, whole genome shotgun sequence DNA segment encodes these proteins:
- the LOC113689558 gene encoding subtilisin-like protease SBT5.3 isoform X2: MRTIASTLFLLPLLFSALFSPSFATKKPYIVYLGSHSRDQNVEVSAVEYDRTRESHYSLLGSFLGSSEKAKDAIFYSYTRHINGFAAILDEAEAAEISKHPDVLSVFLSEQIKLYTTRSWEFLGLEQNGQIQPSWAQARFGEDTIIANIDSGVWPESESFSDEGYGPIPARWRGICQNENDSTFKCNRKLIGARYFSEGFFSMLTPNANRSVFNSPRDVAGHGTHTLSTAGGNFVAGANLFGLGNGTAKGGSPRARVAAYRACQGEGCQMADILAAFDMAIDDGVDVISLSVGGGIISDYTRGIAIASLHAVKRGIVVVAAAGNDGPNPDTLDNDAPWQITVGASTMDRQFPSYLVLGNNLRIRGESFSDKVLPNNTFFPIVPARSVKAANASDLDADICKDGALDPTLAKGKILVCLRGGGIGRLDKGVTAAMAGAVGLVLADYKGLDEVISDAHVLPALEISYDDAEAVNAYINSTRNPTAYITPPTTELGIKPAPAVARFSGRGPAGVAQDILKPDIIAPGVSVIAAYTEAHGPASDGYGFDKRRVPYFAQTGTSMACPHVAGVVGLLKTLHPDWSPAAIKSAIMTTARTQDNTGKPITVSDDQLHPKGTPFAYGAGHILPSRAMDPGLVYDLTDQDYFTFLCSMGYNQSQFAFLVNASATCPPPIKLYNFNYPAIAVQNFNDSVTVTRTVKNVGSSPATYTVHVRNPAGLSVDVQPKTLAFATIGEQKSFNVTITATKAGAAREYVFGSFTWLDGKHSVRSHIAVKAFCTKCPPY; encoded by the exons ATGAGAACTATTGCTTCAACCCTTTTCTTACTTCCCCTTCTTTTTTCAGCATTATTCAGTCCCTCTTTTGCTACAAAAAAg CCTTACATAGTCTACTTGGGATCTCATTCACGTGATCAAAATGTAGAAGTCTCAGCTGTTGAATATGATAGAACAAGAGAATCCCATTATTCGCTTCTTGGATCATTCTTGGGGAG CAGCGAAAAGGCAAAAGACGCAATTTTCTACTCTTATACAAGACATATTAATGGCTTTGCTGCAATACTTGATGAGGCAGAAGCTGCTGAGATATCAA AACATCCGGATGTTCTATCAGTTTTCTTGAGCGAACAAATCAAATTATACACAACCAGGTCATGGGAGTTTCTGGGGCTTGAGCAAAATGGCCAAATCCAGCCATCATGGGCTCAggcaagatttggtgaagacACCATCATTGCCAATATTGACTCTG GTGTCTGGCCAGAATCAGAAAGCTTCAGTGATGAAGGATACGGACCGATTCCAGCAAGGTGGAGAGgaatttgtcaaaatgagaatGATTCAACCTTTAAGTGCAATAG GAAACTCATCGGAGCAAGATACTTCAGCGAAGGATTTTTTAGCATGCTGACACCAAATGCAAATAGAAGTGTTTTTAACTCACCACGAGACGTTGCAGGCCATGGAACCCATACCTTATCCACAGCTGGTGGTAATTTTGTAGCCGGAGCAAATTTATTTGGGTTAGGAAATGGAACAGCAAAAGGTGGATCACCAAGAGCTCGAGTAGCAGCTTACAGGGCTTGCCAAGGTGAAGGCTGCCAAATGGCAGATATTTTGGCTGCTTTCGACATGGCTATCGACGATGGTGTTGATGTGATTTCACTGTCAGTTGGAGGGGGAATAATCTCTGATTATACTAGAGGCATTGCGATTGCCTCGCTTCATGCTGTTAAGCGTGGCATTGTAGTTGTTGCTGCAGCCGGTAATGATGGTCCTAATCCTGATACACTAGACAATGATGCACCCTGGCAAATCACAGTTGGGGCAAGCACCATGGATCGACAGTTTCCTAGTTATCTTGTCCTTGGCAACAACTTGCGAATCAGA GGAGAAAGCTTCTCGGATAAAGTATTACCAAACAACACGTTCTTTCCAATTGTTCCTGCCAGATCTGTTAAAGCTGCCAATGCATCAGATCTAGACGC TGATATATGTAAGGATGGAGCACTGGATCCTACTCTAGCAAAGGGAAAGATCTTGGTTTGCCTGCGAGGTGGGGGAATTGGAAGGCTGGACAAGGGCGTAACTGCTGCTATGGCTGGTGCTGTAGGATTGGTTCTTGCCGATTACAAGGGCTTGGATGAAGTTATCAGTGATGCTCATGTTCTTCCTGCTTTGGAAATCTCTTACGATGATGCAGAAGCAGTTAACGCTTATATTAATTCCACGAG AAATCCTACTGCTTATATTACTCCCCCAACAACTGAACTGGGTATAAAGCCAGCACCAGCCGTGGCAAGGTTTTCAGGAAGGGGACCTGCTGGTGTCGCTCAAGACATCCTCAAG CCTGATATCATTGCACCCGGAGTAAGTGTGATTGCTGCTTACACTGAAGCACATGGGCCAGCATCCGATGGCTATGGTTTCGATAAGCGAAGAGTCCCCTATTTTGCACAAACAGGAACTTCGATGGCATGCCCTCATGTTGCTGGTGTTGTCGGCCTCCTCAAAACTCTCCATCCAGATTGGAGTCCGGCAGCAATCAAATCAGCTATTATGACCACTG CAAGAACTCAGGATAACACTGGAAAGCCAATTACAGTGTCAGATGATCAACTTCATCCAAAGGGCACACCTTTTGCCTACGGAGCAGGACATATCCTTCCTAGCCGTGCTATGGATCCTGGATTGGTTTATGATCTAACAGACCAAGATTACTTCACCTTTCTATGTTCAATGGGCTATAATCAATCCCAATTTGCTTTCCTAGTAAACGCCTCAGCCACATGCCCGCCACCAATTAAGCTCTACAACTTCAATTACCCTGCAATAGCTGTTCAGAATTTTAATGATTCAGTCACAGTTACTAGGACCGTGAAGAATGTTGGTTCCTCCCCAGCAACTTACACCGTCCATGTTCGCAACCCTGCTGGATTATCGGTTGATGTTCAACCAAAAACACTTGCTTTTGCAACAATTGGTGAACAGAAAAGCTTCAACGTCACAATTACAGCTACAAAGGCTGGTGCAGCCAGAGAATATGTGTTTGGATCGTTTACATGGTTAGATGGGAAGCATTCTGTAAGAAGTCATATTGCAGTAAAGGCATTCTGTACGAAGTGTCCACCATATTGA
- the LOC113689558 gene encoding subtilisin-like protease SBT5.3 isoform X1, protein MRKQEIPITCFLDHSWEEHPDVLSVFLTNQESYTQPGHGTFLDLNMMAKSGHHGLKPDLVKTPSLPTLTPPYIVYLGSHSRDQNVEVSAVEYDRTRESHYSLLGSFLGSSEKAKDAIFYSYTRHINGFAAILDEAEAAEISKHPDVLSVFLSEQIKLYTTRSWEFLGLEQNGQIQPSWAQARFGEDTIIANIDSGVWPESESFSDEGYGPIPARWRGICQNENDSTFKCNRKLIGARYFSEGFFSMLTPNANRSVFNSPRDVAGHGTHTLSTAGGNFVAGANLFGLGNGTAKGGSPRARVAAYRACQGEGCQMADILAAFDMAIDDGVDVISLSVGGGIISDYTRGIAIASLHAVKRGIVVVAAAGNDGPNPDTLDNDAPWQITVGASTMDRQFPSYLVLGNNLRIRGESFSDKVLPNNTFFPIVPARSVKAANASDLDADICKDGALDPTLAKGKILVCLRGGGIGRLDKGVTAAMAGAVGLVLADYKGLDEVISDAHVLPALEISYDDAEAVNAYINSTRNPTAYITPPTTELGIKPAPAVARFSGRGPAGVAQDILKPDIIAPGVSVIAAYTEAHGPASDGYGFDKRRVPYFAQTGTSMACPHVAGVVGLLKTLHPDWSPAAIKSAIMTTARTQDNTGKPITVSDDQLHPKGTPFAYGAGHILPSRAMDPGLVYDLTDQDYFTFLCSMGYNQSQFAFLVNASATCPPPIKLYNFNYPAIAVQNFNDSVTVTRTVKNVGSSPATYTVHVRNPAGLSVDVQPKTLAFATIGEQKSFNVTITATKAGAAREYVFGSFTWLDGKHSVRSHIAVKAFCTKCPPY, encoded by the exons ATGAGAAAGCAAGAGATTCCCATTACGTGCTTCTTGGATCATTCTTGGGAAG aACATCCGGATGTTTTATCAGTGTTCTTAACAAACCAAGAAAGTTACACACAACCAGGTCATGGGACTTTCTTGGACTTGAACATGATGGCCAAGTCGGGTCATCATGGACTAAAGCCAGATTTGGTGAAGACACCATCATTGCCAACCTTGACTCCG CCTTACATAGTCTACTTGGGATCTCATTCACGTGATCAAAATGTAGAAGTCTCAGCTGTTGAATATGATAGAACAAGAGAATCCCATTATTCGCTTCTTGGATCATTCTTGGGGAG CAGCGAAAAGGCAAAAGACGCAATTTTCTACTCTTATACAAGACATATTAATGGCTTTGCTGCAATACTTGATGAGGCAGAAGCTGCTGAGATATCAA AACATCCGGATGTTCTATCAGTTTTCTTGAGCGAACAAATCAAATTATACACAACCAGGTCATGGGAGTTTCTGGGGCTTGAGCAAAATGGCCAAATCCAGCCATCATGGGCTCAggcaagatttggtgaagacACCATCATTGCCAATATTGACTCTG GTGTCTGGCCAGAATCAGAAAGCTTCAGTGATGAAGGATACGGACCGATTCCAGCAAGGTGGAGAGgaatttgtcaaaatgagaatGATTCAACCTTTAAGTGCAATAG GAAACTCATCGGAGCAAGATACTTCAGCGAAGGATTTTTTAGCATGCTGACACCAAATGCAAATAGAAGTGTTTTTAACTCACCACGAGACGTTGCAGGCCATGGAACCCATACCTTATCCACAGCTGGTGGTAATTTTGTAGCCGGAGCAAATTTATTTGGGTTAGGAAATGGAACAGCAAAAGGTGGATCACCAAGAGCTCGAGTAGCAGCTTACAGGGCTTGCCAAGGTGAAGGCTGCCAAATGGCAGATATTTTGGCTGCTTTCGACATGGCTATCGACGATGGTGTTGATGTGATTTCACTGTCAGTTGGAGGGGGAATAATCTCTGATTATACTAGAGGCATTGCGATTGCCTCGCTTCATGCTGTTAAGCGTGGCATTGTAGTTGTTGCTGCAGCCGGTAATGATGGTCCTAATCCTGATACACTAGACAATGATGCACCCTGGCAAATCACAGTTGGGGCAAGCACCATGGATCGACAGTTTCCTAGTTATCTTGTCCTTGGCAACAACTTGCGAATCAGA GGAGAAAGCTTCTCGGATAAAGTATTACCAAACAACACGTTCTTTCCAATTGTTCCTGCCAGATCTGTTAAAGCTGCCAATGCATCAGATCTAGACGC TGATATATGTAAGGATGGAGCACTGGATCCTACTCTAGCAAAGGGAAAGATCTTGGTTTGCCTGCGAGGTGGGGGAATTGGAAGGCTGGACAAGGGCGTAACTGCTGCTATGGCTGGTGCTGTAGGATTGGTTCTTGCCGATTACAAGGGCTTGGATGAAGTTATCAGTGATGCTCATGTTCTTCCTGCTTTGGAAATCTCTTACGATGATGCAGAAGCAGTTAACGCTTATATTAATTCCACGAG AAATCCTACTGCTTATATTACTCCCCCAACAACTGAACTGGGTATAAAGCCAGCACCAGCCGTGGCAAGGTTTTCAGGAAGGGGACCTGCTGGTGTCGCTCAAGACATCCTCAAG CCTGATATCATTGCACCCGGAGTAAGTGTGATTGCTGCTTACACTGAAGCACATGGGCCAGCATCCGATGGCTATGGTTTCGATAAGCGAAGAGTCCCCTATTTTGCACAAACAGGAACTTCGATGGCATGCCCTCATGTTGCTGGTGTTGTCGGCCTCCTCAAAACTCTCCATCCAGATTGGAGTCCGGCAGCAATCAAATCAGCTATTATGACCACTG CAAGAACTCAGGATAACACTGGAAAGCCAATTACAGTGTCAGATGATCAACTTCATCCAAAGGGCACACCTTTTGCCTACGGAGCAGGACATATCCTTCCTAGCCGTGCTATGGATCCTGGATTGGTTTATGATCTAACAGACCAAGATTACTTCACCTTTCTATGTTCAATGGGCTATAATCAATCCCAATTTGCTTTCCTAGTAAACGCCTCAGCCACATGCCCGCCACCAATTAAGCTCTACAACTTCAATTACCCTGCAATAGCTGTTCAGAATTTTAATGATTCAGTCACAGTTACTAGGACCGTGAAGAATGTTGGTTCCTCCCCAGCAACTTACACCGTCCATGTTCGCAACCCTGCTGGATTATCGGTTGATGTTCAACCAAAAACACTTGCTTTTGCAACAATTGGTGAACAGAAAAGCTTCAACGTCACAATTACAGCTACAAAGGCTGGTGCAGCCAGAGAATATGTGTTTGGATCGTTTACATGGTTAGATGGGAAGCATTCTGTAAGAAGTCATATTGCAGTAAAGGCATTCTGTACGAAGTGTCCACCATATTGA